The Gemmata palustris genome includes a region encoding these proteins:
- a CDS encoding pyridoxal phosphate-dependent aminotransferase: MIRISQLASSVKPSATIAAGTKARQLKAAGVKVFDFSLGEPDFDTPKHICAAAEHAAAGGQTHYTPTAGTAEVKAAIAKWYKTFHGLDCGPENVIVSNGAKHSLHNALAATVGPGDEVIIPTPYWVSYSDLVSMTGATPVLVTTTPESGFKMTPAQLRAATTPRTRMLMLNSPCNPTGTVYSRAELEAIVDAMDGTDAAILSDEIYEQLTYGTAKPTCIATLRPWLKDRTITVSGASKSYAMTGWRMGWAIAPAAVVKAMDTIQSQETSCPSSVSQAALVAALSGPQECVAEMRTEFAGRRELTLGLLGQIPGVKLPAPEGAFYAFFDVSAYFGKTFGTTQVTDSLTFCNALLEQAHVNLVPGAAFGAEGFVRMSFATNRATIEAGIAKLKEWLGTGR, translated from the coding sequence ATGATCCGTATTTCGCAGTTGGCCAGTTCCGTGAAGCCGTCCGCCACAATAGCCGCGGGCACGAAGGCCCGTCAACTGAAGGCGGCCGGCGTGAAGGTATTCGACTTCAGCCTCGGCGAACCGGACTTTGATACGCCCAAACACATCTGCGCCGCGGCCGAACACGCGGCGGCCGGGGGCCAAACGCACTACACCCCCACCGCGGGCACCGCGGAGGTGAAAGCGGCCATCGCGAAGTGGTACAAGACGTTCCACGGCCTCGATTGCGGCCCGGAAAACGTGATCGTGTCGAACGGCGCGAAGCACTCGCTCCACAACGCGCTCGCCGCGACCGTCGGACCGGGCGACGAGGTCATCATCCCGACCCCGTACTGGGTGAGTTATTCCGACCTCGTGAGCATGACCGGCGCCACGCCCGTGCTGGTGACGACGACCCCCGAGAGCGGGTTCAAGATGACCCCAGCGCAGCTCCGCGCCGCGACCACGCCGCGCACGCGGATGCTCATGCTGAACTCGCCGTGCAACCCGACCGGCACGGTCTACTCGCGCGCCGAGCTGGAAGCTATCGTGGACGCGATGGACGGCACGGATGCTGCTATCCTCAGTGACGAGATTTACGAGCAACTCACCTACGGCACCGCGAAGCCCACGTGCATCGCGACGCTCCGACCGTGGTTGAAGGACCGCACCATCACCGTGAGCGGCGCGAGCAAGAGCTACGCGATGACCGGTTGGCGCATGGGTTGGGCGATCGCGCCCGCGGCCGTCGTGAAGGCGATGGACACGATCCAGAGCCAGGAAACGAGCTGCCCGTCGAGCGTGAGTCAGGCCGCACTGGTGGCCGCGCTCAGCGGGCCGCAGGAGTGCGTCGCGGAGATGCGGACGGAGTTCGCCGGGCGCCGGGAACTAACGCTCGGGCTGCTCGGCCAGATTCCGGGCGTGAAGTTGCCCGCACCCGAAGGCGCGTTCTACGCTTTCTTCGACGTGTCCGCGTACTTCGGCAAGACGTTCGGGACCACGCAGGTCACGGACTCGCTCACGTTCTGCAACGCTCTACTGGAGCAGGCGCACGTGAACCTGGTGCCTGGTGCCGCGTTCGGAGCAGAGGGGTTCGTGCGGATGTCGTTCGCGACCAACCGCGCGACGATCGAGGCCGGGATCGCCAAACTGAAGGAATGGCTCGGCACCGGGCGCTAG
- a CDS encoding ornithine cyclodeaminase family protein — protein sequence MPILYLTEADVARVLTMDLALDAVSAAFRKLALEEAVNNPRQRCQTDHVMLHVLPAAAKTLGALGFKAYTTSKIGAKFHVTLFDPKQGGMTAIVEADLLGQFRTGAASGVATKKLARADSSTVGLFGTGKQARTQLLAVCKVRRIKKAYVYGRDAERRKEFAAQLAQETGVEVVPVEKPEEAAKGLDIVITATAAREPVLFGEWVSEGQHLNIIGSNINTKTETDVEVFRRTRLVSVDSKDQAKMEAGDFVEPLRLGVLQWGNVLELAPLLVGRYTGRESPQDVTLFKSLGLGIEDIALAVKVVELAKQQGLGKELLV from the coding sequence ATGCCCATCCTCTATCTGACCGAAGCCGACGTCGCGCGCGTTCTCACGATGGACCTCGCGCTCGACGCGGTGTCCGCGGCGTTCCGCAAACTCGCACTCGAAGAAGCCGTCAACAACCCGCGGCAGCGGTGCCAGACCGATCACGTGATGCTGCACGTGCTGCCGGCCGCGGCCAAGACGCTCGGCGCGCTCGGGTTCAAGGCGTACACCACATCAAAAATCGGCGCGAAGTTTCACGTCACCCTGTTCGACCCGAAGCAAGGCGGAATGACCGCGATCGTCGAGGCCGACCTACTCGGCCAGTTCCGCACCGGTGCCGCGAGCGGGGTCGCGACGAAGAAGCTCGCCCGTGCCGATTCCAGCACCGTCGGGCTGTTCGGTACGGGGAAGCAGGCCCGCACGCAACTGCTCGCCGTGTGCAAAGTGCGCCGCATCAAGAAGGCTTACGTTTACGGCCGGGATGCCGAGCGCCGAAAGGAGTTCGCGGCCCAACTCGCGCAGGAAACCGGGGTCGAGGTCGTCCCCGTCGAGAAGCCGGAGGAGGCCGCGAAGGGACTGGACATCGTTATCACCGCGACCGCCGCACGCGAACCCGTGTTATTCGGCGAATGGGTGAGCGAGGGCCAGCACTTGAACATCATTGGCTCGAACATCAACACCAAGACGGAGACCGATGTTGAAGTGTTTCGCCGCACGCGGCTCGTGAGCGTGGACAGCAAGGACCAAGCGAAAATGGAGGCGGGAGACTTCGTGGAACCGCTGAGGTTGGGCGTGCTCCAGTGGGGCAACGTGTTGGAACTCGCGCCTCTACTGGTCGGGCGCTACACGGGCCGCGAATCGCCCCAAGACGTGACGCTGTTCAAGTCGTTGGGGCTGGGCATTGAGGACATCGCGCTGGCCGTAAAGGTCGTCGAACTAGCGAAGCAACAGGGCTTGGGCAAGGAACTGCTTGTGTAA
- the ggt gene encoding gamma-glutamyltransferase: MIRAALLLALLLLQPLTATAQPKAETVTSKGGVVVCVSPPAADVGLKVLKAGGNAVDAAVATAFAMAVTWPEAGNIGGGGFMMIAPAGKDPTCIEYRETSPVAAKPDLFADGKVTWLNHKAAGVPGTVRGLALAHKKYGKLEWKTLVLPAAELAENGFTVNAVLAGGLNKVLADAKTTNAEFKRVYGKPGGEKWRGGDKLVLKDLGHTLRVIAEKGADAFYTGELADLLEKEMKAEGGLITKADLEAYKANERKPIHATFRGFDVYGPPPPSSGGVAIAEMLNILENFDLKKQGRWAPETSHLMIEAMKRAYTDRARHLGDPDFTKIPAELTTKDYAKKLAATIDLQKATPSAELAPEIPLDKQSDSTTHFSVVDKDGLAVSNTYTLENSYGNRVVVHGAGYILNNEMTDFNTRPGFTSTKGDIGTKPNQIAPGKRMLSSMTPVIVLKDGKPVLITGSPGGRTIINTVLCIVLNVTEFGMPIDEAVSAPRLHHQWFPDAARFEGVKSHPELVTKLKALGHTITEARQGDGHSIWIDPKTGLRTGAADKRLDGKAVGE; encoded by the coding sequence ATGATTCGCGCTGCTCTGCTCCTCGCGCTACTTCTTCTCCAACCTCTCACCGCTACCGCGCAGCCCAAAGCGGAAACCGTTACGTCAAAAGGTGGCGTGGTGGTGTGCGTATCGCCGCCCGCGGCCGATGTGGGGCTGAAAGTGCTGAAGGCCGGCGGCAACGCGGTGGACGCCGCAGTCGCGACCGCGTTCGCGATGGCCGTGACATGGCCCGAAGCCGGTAACATCGGCGGCGGCGGGTTCATGATGATCGCGCCGGCCGGTAAAGACCCGACGTGCATCGAGTACCGCGAAACGTCCCCGGTCGCCGCGAAGCCCGATCTGTTCGCGGACGGCAAGGTGACGTGGTTGAACCATAAGGCCGCGGGCGTGCCGGGTACGGTGCGCGGGCTGGCACTCGCTCACAAGAAATACGGCAAGCTCGAATGGAAAACGCTCGTGCTGCCGGCAGCGGAACTCGCCGAGAACGGCTTCACCGTGAACGCGGTCCTCGCGGGCGGACTGAACAAGGTGCTCGCTGACGCAAAGACCACGAACGCGGAGTTCAAGCGCGTCTACGGCAAGCCGGGCGGCGAGAAGTGGCGCGGGGGCGATAAGCTCGTGCTGAAAGACCTCGGCCACACGCTGCGTGTGATCGCGGAGAAGGGCGCGGATGCGTTCTACACGGGCGAACTCGCGGACCTGCTCGAAAAAGAGATGAAGGCCGAAGGCGGGCTCATCACGAAGGCGGACCTGGAAGCCTACAAAGCGAACGAGCGCAAGCCGATCCACGCCACGTTCCGCGGGTTCGATGTGTACGGCCCTCCTCCTCCGAGTTCGGGCGGGGTGGCCATCGCCGAGATGCTCAACATCCTCGAAAACTTCGACCTCAAGAAGCAGGGGCGCTGGGCACCCGAAACCTCGCACCTCATGATCGAAGCCATGAAGCGCGCCTACACGGACCGCGCGCGGCACCTCGGCGACCCGGACTTCACCAAGATCCCCGCCGAACTCACCACCAAGGACTACGCGAAGAAACTCGCGGCGACGATCGACCTCCAGAAAGCGACCCCGAGTGCGGAACTCGCGCCGGAAATCCCACTCGACAAGCAGAGCGACAGCACCACGCACTTCTCGGTCGTCGACAAAGACGGGCTGGCGGTGAGCAACACGTACACGCTCGAAAACAGTTACGGCAACCGCGTCGTGGTTCACGGCGCGGGTTACATTCTCAACAACGAGATGACCGACTTCAACACGCGCCCGGGGTTCACGAGCACGAAGGGCGACATCGGCACGAAGCCGAACCAGATCGCCCCGGGCAAGCGGATGCTCTCGTCCATGACGCCGGTCATCGTGCTGAAGGACGGCAAACCGGTGCTCATCACCGGTAGTCCCGGCGGGCGCACGATCATCAACACGGTGCTGTGCATCGTGCTGAACGTGACCGAGTTCGGAATGCCCATCGATGAAGCCGTGAGCGCGCCGCGCCTGCACCACCAGTGGTTCCCGGATGCCGCACGGTTCGAGGGCGTGAAGTCACACCCGGAACTGGTGACGAAACTGAAGGCACTCGGCCACACCATCACCGAAGCGCGACAAGGCGATGGGCACTCGATCTGGATCGACCCCAAGACGGGTCTGCGGACCGGAGCTGCGGATAAGCGCCTGGATGGAAAGGCTGTGGGGGAGTGA
- the metF gene encoding methylenetetrahydrofolate reductase [NAD(P)H] — translation MHIQDIFAQHRTTFSFEFFPPKTDEASEELFRTIAALQSLQPSFVSVTYGAGGSTRDRTHDLVVRIERDTNLTAVSHLTCVCHSLPEMTAILDRYATSGIENVLALSGDPPKNLANYDRAKDAFHYAEELVKFLRTRPGANGRGFGIGVAGFPEGHPGCPNRLQEMDNLKRKVDAGADYICTQLFFENRDFYDFRERCDLAGIKVPIIAGIMPITSKSGMVRMAELAAGAHFPAKLIRAVGRCADDDAVARVGISWATEQCADLLHNNVRGIHFYTLNKSDATRQIYQNLGVESSAALRAG, via the coding sequence ATGCACATACAGGACATTTTCGCCCAGCACCGCACCACGTTCAGCTTCGAGTTCTTCCCCCCGAAGACCGATGAAGCGAGCGAGGAACTGTTCCGCACGATCGCGGCGCTGCAATCGCTTCAGCCGTCGTTCGTGTCGGTGACCTACGGGGCCGGCGGATCGACGCGCGACCGCACGCACGACCTCGTGGTGCGCATCGAGCGCGACACCAACCTCACCGCGGTGTCGCACCTCACCTGCGTGTGTCACTCGCTGCCGGAAATGACCGCCATCCTCGACCGCTACGCGACCAGCGGGATCGAAAACGTGCTCGCGCTGAGCGGCGACCCGCCCAAGAATCTCGCGAACTACGATCGCGCGAAGGATGCGTTCCACTACGCAGAAGAACTGGTGAAGTTCCTCCGCACCCGGCCCGGGGCGAACGGGCGCGGGTTCGGGATCGGGGTCGCGGGGTTCCCGGAGGGGCACCCCGGGTGCCCGAACCGGCTCCAGGAAATGGACAACCTGAAGCGCAAGGTGGACGCGGGCGCGGACTACATCTGCACCCAACTGTTCTTCGAGAACCGCGACTTCTACGACTTCCGCGAGCGCTGCGACCTGGCCGGGATCAAGGTTCCGATCATCGCAGGGATCATGCCGATCACGTCGAAGTCGGGCATGGTCCGCATGGCGGAACTGGCGGCCGGAGCGCACTTCCCCGCCAAACTGATTCGCGCGGTCGGCCGGTGTGCGGACGACGACGCGGTGGCCCGCGTGGGGATCAGTTGGGCGACCGAGCAGTGCGCGGACCTGCTACACAACAACGTGCGCGGGATTCACTTTTACACGCTCAACAAGTCCGACGCGACGCGCCAGATCTATCAGAACCTCGGGGTCGAAAGTTCGGCCGCGTTGCGTGCGGGGTGA